TAAcaaaccgctggattcagaacatAAACGTCCCGCTCAGTTATCACCATTCTGACGCATAGGTTTGGGAAGAAACAGGAAGGTGTGTCACCCGCAATATTTTCATATCAATGAATCACTAGACTGTGCTTGCGAGACTGTGCTTGTTTGACTAAGTGAAACTAGCTGGTTCAGTAGCACGTTTCCCCTGAAGCTGAAATGAAACCTACGCCTGTGGTTTCAGGCATACTGTAGGCAAATCTCACTAGCTGTAGGAGGCAACGTAGCCCAGATGACTATTaagtcatttgtcccaaacatcatggtgcCCCGAAATGGGGccgggggctatgtataaaaagtgctgtgatgtctacatggtaaaaccaaaatgcatagaaAGTTAAAACACCCTTTCATACAAGCTGAGAATCGGCACTTCAGCCACACGTGAAAGGTTTCATTGCAAATCAAAAAATtgtgtggagtacagagccaaatcaagaagaaaaaaaaaatgtctttgtcccaaacattatagtggGCACTGTATGAGCAAGTTGCGTGTACACACTGCTGACTGACTtgtgggggaggagcctgaagcttgattgacagcatgacgcggagagagagagagaactcgCCTCTGAGCTCGCCGGGATCCGCCTCCATGCCCGTGGCGGTCCCCGTGAGGATGACTCCGTCGGAGAGGAAGAACTCGGCCGCCCTCGCCGTCTCCACCACGCTCACGTCGGACGTCAGGGCGtgggaactgggggggggggggggagggaggtcaCAGAAAGAGCGGGCTGCTTTAAACCCATCcacctcattacattacatttcaggtgtttagtagacgctcttatccagagcgactcgcACAACTTCTCACACAGCGTTTAGgctacactgcatccatttacacagctggatatacactgaagcaatgcaggttaagctccttgctcaagggcacaacggcagtgtcctacctgggaaccGAACTTGCTACCTTCAGGTTGCAAGACCAGGTCCTTACCCCATTATACTGCACACCTCATCCCCTCGCCATCATAAAAGCCCCCTGTACGTTAATACCCAGAATCCCGCAGTCACAGCTGGTGACGGTTACGATTGCTAAACTAAGGTATAATACCCAAGATCACTGCCGCGCAGTGCTGAGCTAACGCTTTCCCCCGCGTTCGTCTCGTACCGCCCCAGGGCATCATGGGACACGGCGGCGCAGCTCGCCTGTGCTTCTTCTTGATGTCGGCGAAGATCTGGACGCGCTCGGCTCCGATCTCCTTCCGGTAGCGCAGCAGCTCGGCGGCGCAGGCGTTCAGGAGGCCTTCGTCCGCGACGTGCGAGAACACGAAACCCTCGGCGCGGACGAAATCGAGACCTTCCCCCccgaggggaggagagggacgAGAAAAGAGAGGCCTGCTGCTCACCCAAAAACGCTCGCCCAACAgtaacacagacacaggagcCTCATCGGGCTGGGAACCCGTGAACAAGGCACGTTCAACTCACGCAAGAGCGTTCAACACGCACTTAATTAAAGAAGTGATTGTTGCTTCATTCGTTTGTGCCTAAGAGATGTAGCAACTGAACAGAgactggatggatggatggatggatggatggatggatgattttTCATGTCCAGTCATGACAGTGAATCAAAAAAATACCAGCACAGTGGATGGAAGTGAAAACTTttgcaaaacaagaaaaatgcaaacaacTGGCTAACAAATCCAGAGTGTAGCATGTGTGTAGATGACAGATATTTTATGGGAACTGCCCAAAAGCCAGAAAACAGCCAGAGGCCCTGGGAAATTAAGAGCAGAGGGAGTTTCCTCATCTGCTAGTCTTTAAACTGTTCTTACTGTTCCATCCCATGGAAATTTAAGCAAGTATGACCCACTATCAGATCACTCCCTTACATCTGACTGAATTCCACAACTCTTGACAACAGTCATACCTTTCTATAATTCTCATAAAATCACAATagccttaaaaaaacaacatcctATTTCAAGTTATAGCCTATACTGGTCTTGGCTTCCATGGGGTTAATCAAAACAATGCATGTTTTGcgcaaatatgtaataatttaaTGTGAAGAACACAAATATGCTGTTTGCAAGATGATGTCCGCACAAACTATCACGCAGAAGCCAAGGGCGTGTGCAAAACGAACATCACTGCAGTTGACCCGCGCTCATTGAAGTTTAAATCACCATAACATCAAAAGGGACTTCGCAGGTACGCCGGTGTTAGCCGGACCGGTGGAAGAGGAGCATACCTGAGGCCAGAGCTACAGCCAGAGCCTGGCGGTTCGCCGCAGTAAGGATCTGAACGCCGAGGGGGAGAGACGGGCAGGTCTGCCTCACGGCCGAGCACACGGCCGTCATGCAGGCGCACACCTCCGGTCCCGGGGCTAGCGTGTAGGGGAGGTCGTGCATGTTCTCAATTATCAGTCCATCCTGCGAGACATACATTGTGTGTTAGCTAGATGCATTAAGCTACGACCACTGTTACCGACACAGCCATCGTTTTCGAATCAGGCCCACCCATGCAGAAATTGTGGAAGATAGTTCAGGGAATCCTCACGCGAAAAGCAATCTGTTCACTagaaaaatgcatacatactgGTTAAGCCACGacagcacaataaaataacataataaataaacattagaaATTGTAATAATTTCGTTTTTCTTACAATTCCTGCTTCGTTGTATATCTCGGCTTCACGGCGCGCGCTGTCGATTATCTCCAAAATATTTGATCTCCCCAACGGCGTGCCTATAAGGTAAAAAAGCAGTTAGCCAACGTtatatcaacaaacaaaacacactatTATCGTAAATATctgaataaatatgtacagtttAAACCTGGTAGGGCTTTAACGTGCACCATGCCAATGACTATAGACTTTAACCGCCCGAATAGATCTAAAAACttcatttttcttcagttcCCCAGTTCGAAAATCTTTAGTTTTGTGCATCACGTGACAGGTCAAGGTGCATGTTTGCTGCAACACtggtggtgattttttttttttttttaatattgtgcaTTGATATATTGTGTTATCATAAATAATGTGATAGAAACACGATACATTAAGAAATGCACATTGTGGCCACACTCGAGACAAAATATTACCCAACATTTTTTTAGTGACGGTAACTTAAATGGGTTTTGTCTTAGGCCTATGCGGTAGCCTAACACTCGGGAATTGTAAGGAATGTACTCTATAAAAACGTtagccaaacaaaacaaaaaatgataataataatttgtcatGCATACCTGTAAAATAGCAATAGGCTATATGCTGTTGTCCAAAATCAAACACTAGCATTTGGTCCTATTCGCCCTGATATGGGATCCAGTGTCTTTGCAACTACAGTGCAGCCTCTTctactgatctggggtcagggCATTTCTTTGTTGCGTCGCCTTTTTTCGGCACTTCTATCCCCACCACTTCTCGCTGGGGAGTAGCGACTTCTGTAGAGACTGTCAGCTTTGATGCCATAGATactgttcttttatttcttttcagttCGGTGTTAACCTCTGTGTGCGcgggcgcgcgcgcgcgcgttcGTTCGTGcttgcctgcgtgtgtgcgcatgcttgcGTTTTAACTGCACTCCATTGTTTGGAACCAAGGAGATTCGAATAGCTGGAACTGTTATAGTTAAGGATACATTTTGGGGTTACAcaagattattattttgcttgcagttttctttgcttttacAAATGCCTCATTGTGGCTGGGTTAGTCTGACATTGTCTTCCAAGCCCCTTAGCTGCACACACAGAATGGCCTAAAATaagaacaaatattaaaaatgaaagggacCACGACAATAATActttaatagtgtttattaaatattcaaatgtaacCCTCACTgtgccaaatatttttttaaatacaaagtaTATATGTATTCTTTCACCCAGTGCAGATGCTGTACCACACATACAcgtaaagtttttatttatattttattatcccTCCTCATGTTCTTGATACAAGATACCAACTCAAAAGTGACTTGAAGAGACATCCTCACCAATTATGGCTACTGCCAGTCATGTACAAAATCCAGTGCTTTAGAACTCATCACTGTCCCAAGGGCTCAGGCCACTTCCAGGAACAGACAAAcattttgtgaggtcacagcagaAACAGATTCCGTGGAATGTCACGCGCACAGTGCTGTGGTCTCCCAGGATTCCGTAAGACAAAGAGCAATGCATTGGTCAGCAACCAATGACTCCCCCACGCATGAATCAGCCTTACAGGAAAAAAACTGCCTGCGATGTGTCTGTCACATCAAACTGCCACGCTTTCCCTGGGCTGCAGTGGAATTCCCTGAggactgtgatttttttttaaaaagtacaagtGCGATAAGCAATATAACGTTAACAATACAACACTGCACCTTGGGAAAACCATGAAAACCAtttgagaacttttttttttttacagttacacTGTAATGTCATTGGTAATATCATTATAATACTGGGATATGGTATGTTTTATGAAAACTACAAGGCCATTTATAATGACATCCATGGAAAATCCCTCAGTAATAAACAGAATACAAAGAGTAATGGAAATGACAGAGGCCAGTGGCTCAGAAGCCATACACTGGTGCCCCCGTGTCAGCGCAGAAACCTGTCCCTGGTCTAGagactggagggggggggcttcatTAACAACCAATCCAGTCCCTAAACAGAATGCTGGGgatgtttgggtgggggggtggggggggggggggtgtgacatCACGCCCCCTCTTCAGTTGTACaggtggcaggggtgggggcgtgCGGTCACCATGGAGACCAGGCCCAGGGTGGAGGCCACCAGCGCGGCGGTGCCCTCGCCCAGGCAGAGGCAGGTGTCCAGCAGCGAGCGCGTGCGGGCGGGCAGCGTCATCGCCGCGGTGATCAGCTCGTACGCCTCGCGGCTCAGCGCCCGCCGCGCCCGCAGCACGTCCAGCAGGTAGTTCAGCCGGCCCTCCGTCATGCCCCACACGATGACCTCGCGCATCTCCCGCAGGATCTGGCAGCAGCTCGGCCCCGTCGCGCAGCCAATCGGAACGCCTGAAGAACCAGGAaggagaagaagggggggggggttaaaagtctgtgatgtcataataggGTAAACAttctcagtgatgtcataataggGTCAACGTTCTCATTACGGGCTGCTGCACTGCTGTGGGCCTTGTGGCCcactgtgtgggggggaggttaaaagtctgtgatgtcataataggGTAAAAAttctcagtgatgtcataataggGTCAACGTTCTCATTACAGGGCTGCTGCACTGCTGTGGGCCTTGAGGTGAGTGGGCCCAAATGCCTAAGTGGAAACGCTGCTGATACACGATTGAGCAGACTGAGCAAAGTACTTTCATTTCAAGTCCTGAAGTACAACTGCCACAGCTGAGGTAACCTAGTTACAGAATGTGCACACgtttataatgtaatgtaatgttataagCCGTTTTGCTCTTGGTTGGGACACTGGTGAAGCACAGTACTGTAATCGGATTTACTCAGTACAGCCTATATTCATATCTGACTGAGCCTTATTTGTCACACACAACTTTAATCATTAGTGTTTCCCCTGCCTTCCCAACAATTCCTTTGTTGCATATTTGCTAGACCCAGTTAAGTTAAACAGAGCCCACAAAAGCAGGTGTCTCACAAGGGAGAAACATCAGGAGGAACATGGCAAATGCATCGTTTCCGAGTTTCCTGCCTGCAGTTTGCACCTTTGTTCGAACAATTTCACTGTTATTTTCTGGTTTGCCTTTCTTATTATCACATATTGGAAATACGGGGTGGAAAAGCCATGGCGTATAGCCAGATTCACAGAAATAATGACgcagccactagagggcagtacAGATCCACCAGTACTAGCCCAGACATAACCAGTCATTCACAGATGCAGGACAGCAACAGAAGCCAGAGCAGGGGGTGTGTTCCAGTACTCGAAAAATGtatcctcctctcctccaccaccgcctcctctcctccgcgtCTGGGAAAACtgaccctctctccctcccagtgACCCAATTTTTCGAGGAGGGTAGAGAAGTGCACAGAACCATAATGGCGAAGCGGATTCAAACCCgactcctcccctcctttcctccacacaCTTCCTGGTGGGAGGTGAGTGGTAGCGGGGGAGCAGagggaaaggaggtgaggaggtaGTGAAGAGTAACGGGACGCGCCCCAGCAATAAGCAGGGCAACCCGCGGCAGGGAGGCGGGGTCTTACCCTGGCAGCCGGCGGCTGGGGGTCCCGGGGGGGAGGGCTTCAGGGGGTTCAGGGTACCAGCGGAAGCAGGGGAATGCAGAGATGACGGAGGAGAGGGACTCTGCCGCTGGCTCCGCCTCTCTGATGCACTCCTCGGGCGGGGCAACCTGGCATCCTGGCAGCACAGCGTCTctggcacacagagagagggagagagggaggctcgCAGATGAGCACCGTGGACGGGTCTGGCCACTAGGGCGGCGACACACGCATCGCTTGGCAAAGGCAGCTCTTTAGCATGGACAAAAAAACAGGGAACTCTCCATTTTCACCCCTACCACCACGACCCAGTACAGTGGCACTTCTGACCCAAACTGGCTGTCACACGTCAAATTAGATAAATAGGCGTGTCTTAGCACTGCTAACTCAATGTTAAAAACTTGGTACATAAGGCCCAGCACAAAACCAGTTTGCCAAACAGCCATTGGCCACTGAACCATATTGCCCAGAAAGCGAAAATGAATCAATTTTCACTTTTGGCTAAGAATACGTCAGAATTAACTCTCAGTTCCTGACTGATTCATACCTGTAAGGTTCCACTGTGTTAGCGTAAGTAAATATATCAAGAATGTAATCGAGCATCAATATTATCATTATCGtgctttgttttgtcatttacaCACCGACCAATGTGGACCTGGACATGGGCTCACCTGCACAGCTGGAGACAAGGGGCGGGCTCTTCCCCTGGGTGGGCGGGGAGAGGTTATTTGGGTGGACGCTTTTGGGATTGAGAGTCAGTGGGCCGGGCGTGGCCGCCTGGACTATGTCCATGGGCAGGGTCTTCGTTCCGGCGCTTTTTGCCTCCTGACAGCCACCGTAGAGCTGTCGATGAGACGGACGTATGAGAGGAAGATTTAATTCATCCTGCTTCACCCGGCAACCCTCATCTCTGATATGAAATATAAGAAACTGATGACGAGCTAATGACACAATGACCTTCGTCACCCAAAAGAACAATGAGCTGAGCGGTTTTAAATTGCCAGTTTGatattgaaaaaagaaagagagtaGTCTTTTAGTGAAAGCTGTACTGCCCTCCCCTTTCTGTACGATTATAccttgtaaaaataataataataaaatacaaaaatatcttcccaataaagttttatttaattatttaaaaaccaaaCCTGCTACATACACTCAAACAAGACCACATACCgaacatatattttttgtttcggTTCGTACTCAGCCAATTTGTCATGGTTTTTTCATCACTCGATAAAAAAGGCTGTTTTGTTTCACTGCATAgcttgctcctcctcctgctgtcttttacattttctgaaatcttGCTGGAAGCTTGAGTACTCAAATGGCATCACACTACTGTGCAGTCCTTGGTCAGTAAAAATGCTGCCTCAGGCCACAGACTGTGGTCCTATAGCCTATACTTTGCTACTGCAGTTCAAATGTTATATCACTAGCAAATCATGACAGAAAGTATCActattatttcattgtttaagTAAGTTGGGGAAGTCTCTCTGaataagagaatctgctaaatgcctacaatgtaatttaatgtaatgtttatacATAGGCTTCATCCAGAACTGGCTTCAACTTCAGAATAAGCCACCAGTTTTAATATCAAGCCTCATCTGAGAGAAATATTGCAGCAGGGTGTAGTTCCCACCGTACCTCCATATTGTTGATCTC
This region of Anguilla anguilla isolate fAngAng1 chromosome 5, fAngAng1.pri, whole genome shotgun sequence genomic DNA includes:
- the zgc:162297 gene encoding uncharacterized protein F13E9.13, mitochondrial isoform X1, with the translated sequence MKFLDLFGRLKSIVIGMVHVKALPGTPLGRSNILEIIDSARREAEIYNEAGIDGLIIENMHDLPYTLAPGPEVCACMTAVCSAVRQTCPSLPLGVQILTAANRQALAVALASGLDFVRAEGFVFSHVADEGLLNACAAELLRYRKEIGAERVQIFADIKKKHSSHALTSDVSVVETARAAEFFLSDGVILTGTATGMEADPGELREVAQSVKIPVLIGSGVTHGNLERYLDASAMIIGSHFKTGGHWANPVDPERVKRFMGKMHELRF
- the zgc:162297 gene encoding uncharacterized protein F13E9.13, mitochondrial isoform X2, with the protein product MLVFDFGQQHIAYCYFTGTPLGRSNILEIIDSARREAEIYNEAGIDGLIIENMHDLPYTLAPGPEVCACMTAVCSAVRQTCPSLPLGVQILTAANRQALAVALASGLDFVRAEGFVFSHVADEGLLNACAAELLRYRKEIGAERVQIFADIKKKHSSHALTSDVSVVETARAAEFFLSDGVILTGTATGMEADPGELREVAQSVKIPVLIGSGVTHGNLERYLDASAMIIGSHFKTGGHWANPVDPERVKRFMGKMHELRF